In a genomic window of Acidobacteriota bacterium:
- a CDS encoding HTH domain-containing protein, translating into MAEANKTFKILQLINLLHHRRSVTVKTIKEVCGVSDRTAYRYLNAISETNIPVYFDKAERAYRLSRPDVLHIDDLSLGEAVIATFALKLLSRCVNEEYRDDVEKLLTKLLAHVPFAVEEVLPALDHILESGIAYDNHSERLSSLLIQAAILCNRKVRLTTRDSFRDDKDVEIDNPSLLFKKSWQLVGGEPREGVVAPLAEIDKVTIV; encoded by the coding sequence ATGGCAGAGGCAAATAAAACCTTCAAGATCCTGCAGTTGATTAACCTCCTGCACCACCGACGGAGTGTCACTGTCAAGACCATCAAGGAAGTCTGCGGCGTGTCCGATCGTACGGCCTACCGATACCTTAACGCCATTTCAGAAACAAACATACCGGTCTACTTCGATAAAGCCGAGCGTGCCTACCGGCTGAGCCGCCCGGACGTGCTTCACATCGATGACCTGTCGCTTGGAGAAGCGGTGATCGCCACGTTCGCCCTGAAGCTCCTGAGCCGGTGCGTGAACGAAGAATACCGTGACGACGTGGAAAAGCTTCTTACCAAGCTGCTGGCCCATGTCCCGTTTGCCGTGGAGGAGGTGCTTCCGGCGCTCGATCACATTCTTGAATCCGGTATTGCCTACGACAACCACTCTGAGAGGTTATCCTCCCTGCTGATTCAGGCGGCTATCCTGTGCAACAGGAAAGTGCGCTTGACCACCCGGGACAGTTTTCGCGATGATAAGGACGTCGAGATCGACAATCCCTCGCTGCTGTTCAAGAAAAGCTGGCAGCTTGTGGGCGGCGAACCCCGGGAGGGGGTTGTGGCGCCGCTCGCCGAGATAGACAAGGTGACAATCGTTTAG
- a CDS encoding S8 family serine peptidase, which yields MRYSLRNCLVSWAIAPALIAGGASAEKKIAIEKLDDLPRHTYRIDVKAVDLFHDEAALAKLAGEVENDLKADLQTYEIKDKTTLKDYYATLGTVALLQARYDEYLAHLESVRQLEDKEASRLMFGLFSRAYIKAAGLGAGDLTEGIRAEYSSLVNELPYETVEAEIRSAKGRAEMLSENLLAGIISTRIQPVLDQSGGEVSKDIAVSLLGRAYTVRNYLPYKAVVLDVLNAYLQAHRVEKPNIWTEREAEVTQGSGKAPVVVAIWDSGTDVDVFADRLWTNDKEIPDNAIDDDGNGFVDDVHGIAYTLHSDKTTGLMYPIGDVATDRPRLQRLMKGLTDIGSGVESEEASDLKKLLGSMDPSKVQPFFENIGLYGNYCHGTHVAGIAARGNPYIRLMTARITFDHKMMPEEPTVAQTRKDSLALAQTVQYFRDNGVRVVNMSWGGDLASVEKDLEASNAGGTPEERKALARQIFEIQKQGLFEAIKNAPEVLFVTSAGNTDDDVIFDEVIPSGFDLPNIFSVGAVDQAGEETSFTSFGKVDVYANGYEVLSYVPGGDEMKLSGTSQSSPSVAGLAAKLLALRPDLTPAQVRELIEKGADERTAGERTVRLVNPKRSMELLAAMD from the coding sequence ATGAGGTACTCACTGCGTAACTGTCTGGTGTCGTGGGCAATAGCACCGGCTCTGATCGCCGGGGGAGCGTCGGCCGAAAAGAAGATCGCGATCGAGAAACTCGATGATCTTCCGCGCCACACCTACCGGATTGACGTCAAGGCCGTGGATCTCTTCCACGACGAGGCGGCGCTGGCGAAGCTGGCCGGCGAAGTTGAAAATGATCTGAAAGCCGACCTTCAGACCTACGAGATCAAGGACAAGACAACACTCAAGGACTACTACGCGACTCTCGGCACGGTGGCGTTGCTGCAGGCACGCTACGATGAATACCTGGCGCATCTGGAGTCGGTCCGGCAGTTGGAAGACAAGGAGGCGTCGCGGCTGATGTTCGGTCTCTTTTCCAGAGCATACATCAAGGCTGCCGGGCTCGGGGCGGGCGACCTCACGGAAGGGATACGGGCCGAATACAGTTCACTTGTAAATGAGTTGCCGTACGAAACCGTCGAGGCTGAAATCAGGTCCGCCAAGGGCAGGGCTGAGATGCTCTCGGAAAACCTGCTGGCCGGGATTATAAGTACGCGTATCCAGCCGGTGCTCGATCAGAGCGGCGGCGAAGTAAGCAAGGACATCGCCGTTTCGCTGCTCGGGCGAGCCTACACCGTCCGCAACTACCTGCCGTATAAGGCCGTCGTGCTCGACGTGCTGAACGCCTATCTTCAGGCGCACCGGGTTGAGAAGCCGAACATCTGGACTGAGCGCGAGGCAGAGGTGACGCAGGGCAGCGGCAAAGCGCCCGTTGTCGTGGCCATCTGGGATTCGGGCACGGATGTGGACGTCTTTGCCGACCGGCTCTGGACCAACGATAAGGAAATCCCGGACAACGCCATTGATGACGACGGTAACGGTTTTGTCGACGACGTGCACGGCATCGCCTACACTCTTCACAGCGACAAGACCACCGGCCTGATGTACCCGATCGGGGATGTGGCGACGGACAGGCCGCGCCTTCAGCGACTGATGAAGGGTCTGACCGATATAGGCTCCGGAGTCGAGAGTGAGGAAGCCTCGGATCTGAAAAAGCTCCTCGGCAGCATGGACCCGTCGAAGGTGCAGCCGTTCTTCGAGAACATCGGTCTGTACGGCAACTACTGCCACGGCACTCACGTGGCCGGGATTGCGGCGCGCGGCAATCCCTATATCCGGTTGATGACCGCCCGCATCACATTCGATCACAAAATGATGCCCGAGGAGCCGACTGTTGCGCAGACCCGCAAGGACTCGTTAGCCTTGGCTCAGACGGTTCAGTATTTCAGGGACAACGGGGTCCGGGTGGTGAACATGAGCTGGGGTGGTGACCTGGCGTCGGTCGAGAAGGATCTCGAGGCCAGCAACGCGGGAGGCACCCCCGAGGAACGGAAAGCGCTCGCCAGGCAGATCTTCGAGATACAGAAGCAGGGGTTGTTCGAGGCCATCAAGAACGCGCCGGAGGTGCTCTTCGTCACGTCGGCGGGCAATACCGACGATGACGTCATCTTCGATGAAGTTATCCCCAGCGGCTTTGACCTGCCGAACATTTTCTCGGTTGGTGCCGTAGACCAGGCTGGGGAAGAAACAAGCTTTACGAGTTTCGGCAAGGTGGACGTGTACGCCAACGGTTACGAAGTGCTCAGCTACGTGCCGGGCGGGGACGAAATGAAACTCAGTGGCACCTCGCAATCGTCGCCGAGTGTAGCCGGCCTTGCGGCCAAACTGCTGGCTTTGCGTCCGGACCTTACTCCTGCCCAGGTGCGGGAGCTTATCGAGAAGGGGGCTGATGAAAGAACGGCCGGTGAACGGACCGTGCGCCTTGTCAACCCGAAGCGGTCCATGGAGCTTCTGGCCGCGATGGATTGA
- a CDS encoding saccharopine dehydrogenase C-terminal domain-containing protein has product MKALVFGGSGKIGSAVAWDMAKDSEIEVIGITGRRKDALEKVRNWTGSDRVVPHVVDVEDKASTVKLMKQYDVGVIALPDRRRSYKVIQYAVEAGLNIVDMLEEYHRRPDAYETEGLELPKDMTLNEYGDWLHETAVANGVTFIDGMGFAPGLSNVTVGEAIRKMDTAERAIARVGGIPAKEYAAKHPLRYMITWAFEHVLREYMINLNVVKGGKVVEVPAIGDRETFRFAQLGKDEELQCAVTPGMPSFIFSRPELKEFAEKTVRWPGHWSGVDTLKECGLLDIEPHDFQGTAIVPREFLLSMITPKLQPFDGETDVCVMYNTTKGTKNGKPVTIEHFMWDEADTKNGISSMMRVTGFPCAITAKLLMEGLITEKGIVPPEDCIKGKVADRFMEELKKRNINILEVTK; this is encoded by the coding sequence GTGAAGGCCTTAGTATTCGGCGGCTCAGGTAAAATCGGTTCCGCGGTGGCGTGGGACATGGCGAAAGACAGCGAGATCGAGGTTATAGGCATAACCGGCAGGCGGAAGGATGCCCTGGAGAAGGTCAGGAACTGGACAGGCAGTGACCGGGTCGTTCCTCACGTGGTCGACGTGGAGGACAAGGCGAGCACGGTCAAGCTCATGAAGCAGTACGACGTGGGCGTGATCGCCCTGCCGGATCGCCGGCGAAGCTACAAGGTGATACAGTACGCCGTCGAGGCCGGGCTGAACATTGTCGATATGCTTGAAGAGTACCACCGGCGACCGGATGCCTACGAGACCGAGGGCCTGGAACTTCCGAAGGACATGACCCTTAACGAATACGGGGACTGGCTTCATGAGACGGCCGTCGCCAACGGTGTCACCTTTATTGACGGCATGGGCTTTGCCCCGGGCCTGAGCAACGTCACCGTCGGCGAGGCCATAAGAAAGATGGATACGGCGGAAAGAGCAATTGCCCGCGTCGGCGGCATTCCGGCCAAGGAATACGCCGCCAAACACCCCCTCAGGTACATGATCACGTGGGCCTTCGAGCACGTCCTGCGCGAGTACATGATCAATCTCAATGTCGTCAAGGGGGGCAAGGTCGTGGAGGTACCCGCCATCGGTGACCGCGAAACGTTCCGGTTCGCGCAGTTAGGCAAGGACGAGGAGTTGCAGTGCGCCGTCACCCCGGGCATGCCCAGTTTCATCTTTTCCCGCCCGGAACTCAAGGAATTCGCCGAGAAGACGGTCCGCTGGCCGGGCCACTGGTCGGGCGTGGACACGCTCAAGGAGTGCGGACTGCTCGACATTGAACCGCACGATTTCCAGGGCACCGCGATCGTACCAAGGGAATTCCTCCTGTCGATGATTACACCGAAGCTGCAGCCGTTTGACGGAGAGACTGACGTGTGCGTGATGTATAACACGACCAAAGGCACCAAGAACGGCAAGCCGGTCACAATCGAACACTTCATGTGGGATGAGGCCGACACCAAGAACGGCATTTCTTCCATGATGAGAGTGACCGGTTTCCCATGCGCTATCACCGCCAAGCTTCTGATGGAAGGACTGATCACGGAAAAGGGAATCGTCCCGCCGGAGGACTGCATCAAGGGGAAGGTGGCCGACAGGTTTATGGAAGAGCTCAAGAAGAGGAATATAAACATACTCGAAGTCACGAAATAG